The genomic interval AGAAGTAACTGGTGAGAAATTAGAAGAATTGTTATAGTTCTCCATATTAACCAAAAAAAAACCGGTATATCCTTTTCGATATACCGGTTTTTTTATGAAACCTGGAAACTAAATTTAAGGGTTCATAAACTTCATATCCACGTTAACCGCTACATAAGCAGCTATAAATATAGCAGCAACCAGTACGACAAGACCGATATAGTTCTTATTCTTATCCTGTTTGATCATCCAGATCAAAAGCAAAATGAAAGGAATCAGCATCATGCCGAAAAATAAAAAACTCATTGAATTCATAACAAATTATTTTAGTGTCTTTAATATTAAATATACTACTGTTACCCGAAGCAACAGCTTAAAACTCCATTCTTGATGCAGGAGCAATATCCTGACCAACAAACTCTTGATTGATAAATTTATAATGGCCGGCGATAGCAATCATTGCAGCATTATCTGTGCAAAACTGAAACGCAGGAATAAAGACCTTCCAGCCCAATTCTTCAGATTTCTCTTCCAGTGCCTTGCGCAACCCTGTATTTGCAGAAACGCCACCAGCAATTGCAATCTCTTTAATATGATACTGCTTTGCTGCTTTCTTTACCTTATTTAACAAGATATGAACAATACTATGTTGTACAGAAGCACAAATATCATTCAGGTTCTCCTGAATAAAATCAGGATTTATCTTTTCCTGCGCTCTGATAAAATATAATATTGCAGTCTTTAAACCACTGAAACTATAATTCAAATCTTTAATCTGAGGCTCAGGAAATTTATAAGCCAATGGATTACCTTTTGCCGCATGCAAATCAATCAGTGGCCCTCCAGGATAAGGAAGGTTCAGAATCTTGGCAGTCTTATCGAACGCTTCACCCGCAGCATCATCCAGTGATTCTCCTACTATTTCCATATCAAAATAGTCTTTCACTAAAACAATTTGCGTGTGCCCACCAGAAACTGTTAAACATAAAAATGGAAATGACGGTTTCGGGTCATCAATAAAATGCGCAAGAATATGCGCGTGCATATGATTCACAGCGATAAGCGGCAAGTCTAAAGCCAGTGCAAAAGATTTGGCAAACGACACGCCTACCAATAAAGACCCTAATAATCCCGGTCCCCTGGTAAAAGCTATGGCATTTATATCCTTTTTGCTAACTTTAGCGTCGGTTAATGCCTGCTGAATTACTGGTACAATATTCTGTTGGTGAACTCTTGAAGCTAATTCAGGAACGACACCACCATAATTTTCATGAATTGTTTGGTTTGCAATAACATTGGCAGTAATTTTGCCGTTATTACAAATAGCAACAGAAGTTTCATCACAAGAGGATTCGATAGCAAGTATTACTGACACGTTGATTATTATTAAGCTACAAAACTATCAAAAAACTATTAAAAATACTTCTTTGGTTTATTGCATCGATTCTGCTGCTGCTCGCGATTATCCTATTTTCGCTTCAGTTCCGTCCTGTGCAGACTTTTGTGGCAAAAAAAGCAGCCAATTACCTGTCTAAAGAATTAAACACGACAATTTCTTTACACAGTATTTACGTTAAACCCTTCAAATATTTAGTTATCGAAGACCTTTTGGTACTAGATCAGCAGAAGGATACCCTGTTAAGCACCCCCAAATTTATTGTAGACCTCAACATGCTGTCTTTCGAGAAGCGAATTATTGACGTCAATACAGTACAATTGAACAACGGCTCTTTCTTCCTGAAAAAATATAAAGGCAAAAATAAAGGCACAAATCTTGATTTTATCATTGACTACTTTGATTCAGGCCCCTCAACTACTGTTAAAAAGAAAAAGAAGCCTTACAAGATCACGTTTAACAGGATAATCCTGAATAACCTGCAACTCAAATATAAAAACCTGAATGTTGATACCTTGATGAACGGAGTAAACTTCGAGGACGTAGAACTGACCAGCCTGAACGGTATTTTCGAAAAGCTGAATACGACCGATCACCTGATGCAGGCGGATATAAAAAACCTGACCTTTAAAGAAAAAAGTGGTTTTTACCTGAAGAACCTATCCGCATTTACCACGGTGGATACCAACCGTATTGAACTTAACAAATTAACCCTGGTGACCAATAAAAGTCATCTGTCGGATTACTTCGAAATGAAGTTCCATGCTTTTGAAGACTTCAGCGACTATGTAAATAAAGTGAGAATGAAGGCTCATTTCAAAAACAGTCACCTGGATTCAAGAGATGTCGCCTATTTCACTTCAGAAGTTGCAAAGATGAACCTGAACATTGACATCGATGGACAGATTACCGGACTGGTGAATAACCTGAGAGCAAAAAAGCTCTCTGTTAAGGCCGGTAAGGCAACCTACATCAAAGGTGATTTTAACCTGAAAGGCCTGCCTGAACTCGATGAAACTTTTATGGAGATGAAAGTTGAGATGGCTTCCACTAATAAAAAGGATTTAGATGAACTGCTGACTGGTATAACCGGGAACCGTAAAACAGCGATCCCTGTGATCGTTCAGAAATTCGGTACTATTTATTTCAATGGGAACTTTACAGGTTTTCAAAATGACTTTATTGCTTTTGGCGAGTTTAAAACCAAATTAGGCAGAATCGTTTCAGATGTAAACATGAAAATCAGTAAGCAGGGAGTCCCTTCTTACTCCGGAAATGTAAAAACATACGACTTTAATTTAGGAAACCTGATTGATGAAAACAGTATCGGAAAGATAACCGCCTCGGTTTATGTGAAAGGTAAAGGTATAGAACTGAATAGCCTGACCGAGCAGGTAAATGGCGACGTCAAATATATCGACTTCAATAATTACCGTTATACCCATGTTAAAGTGGATGGAAAGTTTGATAAAAAGTATTTCGACGGGAAACTGAGTATTGACGATAAGAATATAAAACTTGACTTTGACGGTGGGGTCAACTTAAATCCTAAACTTCCTGTATTCGACTTTAAGGCTTCTATCAAAAATGCCAAGCTTCGTAATCTCCATTTGTTTAAAGACTCATTGATGGTAGATGCGACCTTCCAGACCAATTTTTCAGGGACAAACCTGAACAATATTCAAGGTGATTTACTGATTGAGAAAATAAGACTTAACAATGTAAAAGGAATCTATAATATTGACTCCGTTCAATTGCAGGCAAAAGGAATTGGTGCAGACAGGATGTTAAGAATTAATTCTGACGTACTGGAAGCCAGTATTCAAGGTCAGTATGACCTGAATACCCTCCCTTCCTATTATAAATCACTTGCAAAAACTTACATCCCTTCTCTTAAAGCAGACATTGTAAATTTCAAAAACCAGATCTTTAAGTTTCAGCTTAAGATCAAACGTTTTGAGCCTGTTGCCGAATTAATTGCCCCTGGTTTGGAAATAGAAGATCAGGCAGAATTAGTAGGGAATTTTGATTCCGAAAAGAAAATAGCCACGCTGAACGGATTCATCAAAAAACTGAAATATAAAGGCGTCATCGCTAACAATATTATTATCGATGAAAACACGACTACCAATCAGTTGCAGGCGATTATTACTTCCGACCGTGTAGACTTAAATGATAGTTTGTATATCAAAAATGTCAACATTTCAAATGTACTTCGTAATGATAGTCTTGCACTCAACGTCAAACTATCCAATGCAAATGATGCCAATCAACTGGATTTAAACGGACTGGTAGAATTTGGAAAAGACACAACCCGTATCAGTGTCCTTCCTTCAATATTAAAAATTAACAGTCAGGATTGGGCTATTCAGGATAAAGTGAGAATAAGTTTTAAAAATGGCAAAACTGAGATTAGTAATTTTGATCTGCGAAATGGCAATCAGCTGTTAACTGTTGATGGAATTTTATCCGATGATCTTAACGATGTTGTTAAAGTAGGATTTAAAGACTTCAGCTTAAAAACACTTAACCCTTTCCTTAAAACAATTGGCGTACAATTATCTGGTCAAGTAAACGGTAATACGAAACTTTACGGCCTGTTGAAATCACCAAAGATCAATGATGATATTAAAATTGACTCCCTGAACTTCAATGATACTTACATTGGTTCTTTGACAGATACTTCTTCTTATAATCAGGAATCCAATCTT from Pedobacter sp. WC2423 carries:
- the tsaD gene encoding tRNA (adenosine(37)-N6)-threonylcarbamoyltransferase complex transferase subunit TsaD, which translates into the protein MSVILAIESSCDETSVAICNNGKITANVIANQTIHENYGGVVPELASRVHQQNIVPVIQQALTDAKVSKKDINAIAFTRGPGLLGSLLVGVSFAKSFALALDLPLIAVNHMHAHILAHFIDDPKPSFPFLCLTVSGGHTQIVLVKDYFDMEIVGESLDDAAGEAFDKTAKILNLPYPGGPLIDLHAAKGNPLAYKFPEPQIKDLNYSFSGLKTAILYFIRAQEKINPDFIQENLNDICASVQHSIVHILLNKVKKAAKQYHIKEIAIAGGVSANTGLRKALEEKSEELGWKVFIPAFQFCTDNAAMIAIAGHYKFINQEFVGQDIAPASRMEF
- a CDS encoding translocation/assembly module TamB domain-containing protein, which produces MAKKAANYLSKELNTTISLHSIYVKPFKYLVIEDLLVLDQQKDTLLSTPKFIVDLNMLSFEKRIIDVNTVQLNNGSFFLKKYKGKNKGTNLDFIIDYFDSGPSTTVKKKKKPYKITFNRIILNNLQLKYKNLNVDTLMNGVNFEDVELTSLNGIFEKLNTTDHLMQADIKNLTFKEKSGFYLKNLSAFTTVDTNRIELNKLTLVTNKSHLSDYFEMKFHAFEDFSDYVNKVRMKAHFKNSHLDSRDVAYFTSEVAKMNLNIDIDGQITGLVNNLRAKKLSVKAGKATYIKGDFNLKGLPELDETFMEMKVEMASTNKKDLDELLTGITGNRKTAIPVIVQKFGTIYFNGNFTGFQNDFIAFGEFKTKLGRIVSDVNMKISKQGVPSYSGNVKTYDFNLGNLIDENSIGKITASVYVKGKGIELNSLTEQVNGDVKYIDFNNYRYTHVKVDGKFDKKYFDGKLSIDDKNIKLDFDGGVNLNPKLPVFDFKASIKNAKLRNLHLFKDSLMVDATFQTNFSGTNLNNIQGDLLIEKIRLNNVKGIYNIDSVQLQAKGIGADRMLRINSDVLEASIQGQYDLNTLPSYYKSLAKTYIPSLKADIVNFKNQIFKFQLKIKRFEPVAELIAPGLEIEDQAELVGNFDSEKKIATLNGFIKKLKYKGVIANNIIIDENTTTNQLQAIITSDRVDLNDSLYIKNVNISNVLRNDSLALNVKLSNANDANQLDLNGLVEFGKDTTRISVLPSILKINSQDWAIQDKVRISFKNGKTEISNFDLRNGNQLLTVDGILSDDLNDVVKVGFKDFSLKTLNPFLKTIGVQLSGQVNGNTKLYGLLKSPKINDDIKIDSLNFNDTYIGSLTDTSSYNQESNLANVFTRINRDGKETLKVNGRLDLKEKNIDLTVKMDESELTVLSPFVSDLVSNLKGHISTDLTIKGAFNSPQIDGDITLDEAELTVNYLKTAYTISQKVSVDKSVIDIDDLELKDVGGNIAVARGSVDMNNINTPTLDISIKAKNFMALNTTIKDNELYFGQAFATGTFIFRGPTNKLFIGIDAKTEKGTVFNLPLNSSETVSSKDFITFLNRDTTANVKKAISFDGITMSFKLQVDPNSTANLFTNLGNLSGKGNADLNLEINSLGDFEMSGDYIIESGSFDFTAQEIINKKFNIRQGGTIRWTGNPTQAQIQLKAIYELRAGLSDLYAAANRDNSSNSLLRVPVEVEMGLSGLLLKPEIKLDVFFPSNPSIKEELQAYFSDPNNLNLQAFSLIIRRSFAPGGGKEDLGKQVTSGVASTATELLFNQFNNVLSSLNLDFVDINIRSLSEASASFKFFNNRIIVNAGVIDNRSTSDLSPIGFSRNSVGSEVEVLALIRKDGTLIGKLANKPPTQQSIFVNTGINQNVNVTSFGLIYSQQFDNFREFVQKVTGKYRKNLKNKQDDTRQHKKQSVNKDAVTEEQKRLLKEAVLTTPSL